Proteins from a genomic interval of Fusarium oxysporum Fo47 chromosome I, complete sequence:
- a CDS encoding mitochondrial FOW-1 like protein, whose protein sequence is MAATIRTDLPAPIGDKQLEKKPIKFSNLLLGAGLNLFEVTTLGQPLEVVKTTMAANRGDSMAAALGRVWARGGPLGFYQGLIPWAWIEASSKGAVLLFVASEAEYYARVAGASEFGGGILGGVTGGVAQAYATMGFCTCMKTVEITKHKMAASGVKPQSTFQTFAEIYRKEGIRGINKGVNAVAIRQMTNWGSRFGLSRLAEGWIKSLTGKKEGEKLSAGEKVIASALGGGLSAWNQPIEVIRVEMQSKKEDPNRPKKMTVGNTFRYIYETNGVRGLYRGIAPRISLGIWQTVCMVAFGDMAKTYVEKLTGESVTAKH, encoded by the exons ATGGCTGCTACTATCCGTACCGATCTTCCAGCTCCCATTGGGGACAAgcagctggagaagaagcccatcAAGTTCTCCAACTTGCTTCTCGGCGCTGgtctcaacctcttcgaaGTGACCACCCTCGGACAGCCTCTCGAGGTCGTCAAGACCACCATGGCTGCCAACCGAGGTGACAGCATGGCTGCGGCTTTGGGACGCGTCTGGGCCCGCGGTGGTCCCCTGGGCT TCTACCAAGGTCTCATCCCCTGGGCTTGGATTGAAGCTTCCAGCAAGGGCGCCGTccttctcttcgtcgcctCCGAGGCCGAGTACTACGCCCGTGTCGCTGGTGCCTCTGAGTTTGGCGGCGGTATCCTTGGTGGTGTTACCGGTGGTGTTGCCCAGGCTTACGCCACCATGGGTTTCTGCACCTGCATGAAGACGGTCGAGATCACCAAGCACAAGATGGCTGCCTCCGGTGTCAAGCCCCAGTCTACCTTCCAGACCTTTGCTGAGATCTACCGCAAGGAGGGTATTCGTGGCATCAACAAGGGTGTCAACGCTGTCGCTATCCGACAGATGACCAACTGGGGTAGCCGATTCGGCCTCAGCCGTCTCGCTGAGGGTTGGATCAAGTCTCtcactggcaagaaggagggCGAGAAGCTGTCCGCTGGTGAGAAGGTCATCGCCAGTGCTCTTGGTGGTGGTCTCAGCGCCTGGAACCAGCCCATTGAGGTCATCCGCGTTGAGATGCAGAGCAAGAAGGAGGATCCCAACCGTCCCAAGAAGATGACGGTCGGCAACACCTTCAGGTACATTTACGAGACCAACGGCGTCAGGGGTCTTTACCGTGGTATCGCTCCCCGTATTTCTCTTGGTATTTGGCAGACTGTCTGCATGGTTGCTTTTGGCGATAT GGCGAAGACTtatgttgagaagctgaccGGCGAGTCGGTCACCGCTAAGCATTAG